In a genomic window of Aquarana catesbeiana isolate 2022-GZ unplaced genomic scaffold, ASM4218655v1 unanchor237, whole genome shotgun sequence:
- the LOC141122065 gene encoding uncharacterized protein: protein MEKEKTVGTYHALVSIILKLPQVLKVLQNDVIDEVIQDEESDKKIRAFTVKLNTCESKVDGRELRKTSEDCLTLSPDCKVEDEDITQYSSGENPTTSNVHPAPHSVDGPSYSSYPEEPQTVRDGAVLPTEKSFSCTECGKCFRFKSGLYVHKRTHTGEKRYCCPDCEKCFSEKSSLYKHQRSHTGEKPYSCPECRKCFSQKSNLYIHQRSHTGEKPYSCPDCGKCFSVKSSLYTHQRSHTGEKPYSCTECGKCFSQKSSLCRHQRSHTGEKPYSCPECGKCFSVMSHLYSHQTSHTGEKPYSCPECGKCFSHKSNLYTHRRSHMGEKPLSCPECGKCFSHKSSLCRHQRSHTGGHIPVLSEGIVPH, encoded by the exons ATGGAGAAGGAGAAGACTGTTGGCACCTACCATGCTTTGGTGTCTATCATCCTT AAACTTCCTCAGGTTCTGAAGGTACTGCAAAATGATGTCATTGATGAAGTCATTCAGGATGAAg AATCTGATAAGAAAATCAGAGCTTTTACCGTAAAACTCAACACCTGTGAAAGCAAGG tagatggacgggagttgaggaaaacctcagaggattgtctcactttgtctccagactgtaaagtagaagatgaggacatcacacagtatagttctggagaaaacccgactacctcaaatgtccatccggcaccacacagtgtagatggaccatcgtattcctcttatcctgaggaacctcagactgtgagggacggtgctgtccttccaacagagaagagcttttcctgtactgagtgcgggaagtgttttcgctttaaatctggtctttatgtgcataaaagaactcacacaggtgaaaaGCGGTATTGCTGTCCTGACTGCGAgaaatgtttttcagaaaagtccagtctttacaaacatcagagatctcacacaggggagaagccgtattcctgtcctgagtgcaggaaatgtttttcacagaagtccaatctttacatacatcagagatctcacacaggagagaagccgtattcctgtcctgactgtggaaaatgtttttcagtgaagtccagtctttacacacatcagagatctcacacaggggagaagccatattcctgtactgagtgcgggaaatgtttttcacagaagtccagtctgtgtagacatcagagatctcacacgggggagaagccatattcctgtcctgagtgcgggaaatgtttttcagtgatgtCTCATCTTTACTCACATCAGacatctcacacaggggagaagccgtattcctgtcctgagtgtgggaaatgtttttcacataagtccaatctttacacacatcgaAGATCTCACATGggagagaagccactttcctgtcctgagtgcgggaaatgtttttcacataagtccagtctttgcagacatcagagatctcacacgggggggcatattcctgtcctgagtgagggaattgttcctcactga